A genomic segment from Pseudalkalibacillus berkeleyi encodes:
- a CDS encoding pyridoxamine 5'-phosphate oxidase family protein: MAEKDLKDKILNVLDKSKFGTLATVKNNKPHSRYMTYHHDDLTLYTPTDKDTHKTEEIEENPNVHILLGYNGDGLKDAFVEVEGTATIKSDQDLKDKLWSKNMEKWFDGPNDPNYIVLEIKPTLYRLMNSDSKTPQVLKV, from the coding sequence ATGGCAGAGAAAGATCTTAAAGATAAAATTCTGAATGTGTTAGATAAAAGTAAATTCGGCACACTTGCTACAGTTAAGAACAACAAACCGCACTCACGTTATATGACCTATCATCATGACGATTTAACGCTTTATACACCAACTGATAAAGACACGCATAAAACAGAAGAAATCGAAGAAAATCCAAATGTACATATCCTACTCGGATACAATGGGGATGGCTTAAAAGATGCCTTTGTTGAAGTAGAAGGTACAGCTACTATTAAAAGTGATCAAGATCTAAAAGATAAACTTTGGTCAAAGAATATGGAGAAATGGTTTGATGGACCTAACGATCCTAATTATATTGTACTTGAAATCAAGCCGACTCTATACAGATTGATGAACAGCGATTCAAAAACACCACAAGTTTTAAAAGTATAG
- a CDS encoding DUF1992 domain-containing protein, protein MDFSAGMAEEKIRAALRRGEFDNLPGKGKPLPKDDLAGVPDELRIGYKILKNSGFVPPEVQLKKDIVTLEELIAYCKDEHERSELNKRLNEKVIRFNHLMEKRKINQSSAFKSYENKIYRKLY, encoded by the coding sequence ATGGATTTTTCTGCAGGTATGGCGGAAGAGAAAATCCGCGCAGCTTTACGTAGGGGAGAGTTTGATAACTTACCTGGAAAAGGGAAGCCGTTACCAAAAGATGATTTAGCAGGTGTGCCAGATGAACTACGCATCGGGTACAAAATCCTTAAAAATTCCGGATTTGTTCCACCAGAAGTCCAGTTGAAAAAAGACATCGTCACACTTGAAGAACTGATTGCCTATTGTAAAGATGAACACGAGCGGTCAGAGCTGAATAAAAGACTGAATGAAAAAGTCATCCGATTCAATCATTTGATGGAAAAACGTAAAATCAACCAAAGCTCAGCATTCAAATCTTATGAGAATAAAATATATCGGAAATTGTACTGA
- a CDS encoding carbon-nitrogen hydrolase family protein produces MILNVNIGQMPIQLDMKANLSHILNMMGQIEEGELLILPEAALSGYDHDLRFLDQIDVNQLQDSLDHLTEQVKMRKVHLIFGSSLRENEKWINAGIYLSPDGNMEVYRKVNLATHERNAFTAGSQLPIFNMETNQGVVRFGIQLCREIRFPEQWKFLSMEGAQFIAYLTNVISVDSLPVWKSHLISRAAENQRFILGSNVADLNQGCPSIVVSPKGDVLEEIISDKVALKRVQIDLSSVSNWYLDQSRTDVVKIKSDITR; encoded by the coding sequence ATGATTTTAAATGTGAATATAGGGCAAATGCCAATACAATTAGACATGAAAGCGAACCTTTCTCATATCCTTAATATGATGGGACAGATTGAAGAAGGAGAGCTGCTCATTTTGCCAGAGGCGGCTTTATCAGGGTATGACCATGACCTTCGATTTCTAGACCAAATCGATGTCAATCAACTACAAGATTCACTTGATCACCTTACTGAACAAGTGAAAATGAGGAAAGTCCATCTCATATTTGGCAGTAGTTTACGTGAAAATGAAAAGTGGATTAATGCAGGTATTTATTTGTCCCCGGATGGAAATATGGAGGTTTATCGTAAAGTAAACCTAGCAACTCACGAAAGAAACGCATTCACGGCGGGCTCTCAACTGCCTATCTTTAACATGGAGACTAATCAAGGGGTAGTACGTTTTGGCATACAACTATGTAGGGAAATCCGGTTTCCTGAGCAGTGGAAGTTCCTGAGTATGGAAGGCGCACAATTCATCGCTTATCTTACAAATGTCATTTCAGTTGACAGTTTACCAGTTTGGAAAAGTCATTTGATCAGTAGGGCTGCAGAAAACCAACGATTCATCCTAGGCTCTAACGTTGCTGACCTTAATCAAGGCTGTCCTTCTATAGTGGTCTCTCCAAAAGGAGATGTATTAGAAGAAATAATTTCTGATAAGGTCGCATTGAAACGCGTACAAATTGATTTGTCATCGGTATCCAATTGGTATTTAGACCAGAGTAGGACGGATGTTGTCAAAATTAAGAGCGATATTACAAGATAA
- the metG gene encoding methionine--tRNA ligase: protein MSVFIGGAWPYANGSLHLGHLASLLPGDILARYYRLKGEDVLYVSGSDCNGTPIALRAKNEGVEAKVITDRYHTEFKESFDRLGFTYDQYVRTDHPDHHKEVQHIFKLLVGNGHCYKKKIKQSYCSTDEQFLPDRYVEGVCPVCGSHSRGDQCENCSTILDPVDLIDPICKLCGNTPVIKETEHYYFNLKNFQSGLNEYLAEADHAGKWRTNAIQMTKRYLTEGLRDRAATRDIELGVPVPMEGFEGKKIYVWIEAVSGYLTASMKWAEEHEKDWRDYWNDSTKSYYVHGKDNIPFHSIIWPAILKGVGGLKLPDHIISSEYLTVEKKKLSTSRNWAVWVPDLLENYHPDSIRYYLAINGPEQRDADFSWREFIYSHNSELLGAYGNFVNRTLKFVEKSYGSCIPEAKPDEFAIQKVKDTYTVAGKAIEKGEFKYALEAIFDLVRSSNKYFDERQPWKQVNEAPDQCAITLNTCTQIIANLGNLLSPFLPFSAEKIQEQLAFKPNWSFIELEPKQIKEVKPLFDRIDIHRIEGERAKLGE, encoded by the coding sequence ATGAGTGTTTTTATCGGAGGTGCATGGCCTTATGCGAACGGGTCATTGCATTTAGGTCATTTAGCTAGTTTATTGCCAGGAGATATATTGGCGAGGTATTACCGGCTTAAAGGTGAGGATGTGCTATATGTTTCAGGGAGTGATTGCAACGGTACTCCGATTGCCTTAAGAGCAAAAAATGAAGGTGTAGAAGCAAAGGTCATTACCGACAGATATCACACAGAATTCAAGGAGAGCTTTGACAGGCTAGGATTCACTTATGATCAGTATGTTCGAACGGATCATCCAGACCACCATAAAGAAGTGCAACATATTTTCAAATTACTAGTAGGTAATGGGCATTGTTACAAGAAGAAAATTAAACAAAGCTATTGTTCGACAGATGAACAATTCCTACCAGATCGTTATGTAGAAGGGGTATGCCCTGTCTGTGGAAGTCATTCAAGAGGCGATCAATGTGAAAACTGTTCAACAATCCTAGATCCAGTTGATCTAATTGATCCTATTTGCAAACTATGTGGAAACACGCCAGTGATCAAGGAAACAGAGCATTACTACTTCAACTTGAAAAACTTCCAATCAGGACTGAATGAATACTTAGCAGAAGCTGATCATGCTGGAAAGTGGCGGACGAATGCAATTCAAATGACTAAGCGCTATTTAACAGAAGGTCTGAGGGATCGTGCAGCGACTAGAGATATAGAATTAGGCGTACCAGTGCCAATGGAAGGATTTGAAGGTAAAAAAATATACGTTTGGATTGAAGCGGTAAGTGGATATTTAACTGCTAGTATGAAATGGGCAGAGGAACATGAAAAAGATTGGCGAGATTACTGGAATGACTCCACAAAATCTTATTATGTTCACGGGAAAGACAACATCCCTTTTCATTCGATTATTTGGCCAGCGATATTAAAAGGTGTCGGAGGTCTTAAATTACCGGATCATATCATATCTAGTGAGTATTTAACTGTTGAGAAAAAGAAGCTTTCAACGAGTCGAAACTGGGCCGTATGGGTACCCGATCTATTAGAAAATTATCATCCAGATTCTATTCGATATTACCTAGCCATTAATGGGCCCGAACAACGTGACGCAGATTTTTCTTGGCGAGAATTTATATATAGCCACAATAGTGAGCTGTTAGGGGCGTATGGTAACTTTGTGAACCGGACGCTGAAATTTGTAGAGAAATCATACGGTAGTTGCATCCCTGAAGCTAAACCTGATGAATTTGCGATACAAAAAGTGAAAGACACATATACAGTAGCTGGAAAAGCAATTGAAAAAGGAGAGTTCAAGTATGCGCTTGAGGCGATTTTCGATTTGGTCCGTTCGAGCAATAAGTATTTTGACGAACGGCAGCCATGGAAACAGGTGAATGAAGCACCGGATCAATGTGCTATTACACTCAATACGTGTACACAAATTATCGCCAATCTCGGAAACTTATTGTCACCCTTTCTGCCATTTTCCGCAGAAAAAATCCAGGAGCAGCTCGCATTCAAACCAAATTGGTCATTTATTGAGTTAGAACCAAAGCAAATTAAAGAGGTAAAACCTTTATTTGACCGAATTGATATTCATAGAATTGAAGGAGAACGAGCGAAGTTAGGAGAGTGA
- a CDS encoding HAD-IIIA family hydrolase encodes MNVAFFDRDGTIIEDYPDEQWSHVSHPQFKDGAIETLQEVQSKGYEIIIITNQYLINEGFITFERYESITKQMIDVLQRNGIHIKDIFYCPHRRDEGCNCLKPNTGMVDQEVKQINKILRII; translated from the coding sequence ATCAATGTAGCTTTCTTTGACCGTGATGGAACGATCATAGAGGATTATCCTGATGAACAATGGTCGCATGTTTCCCACCCTCAATTCAAGGATGGTGCGATTGAAACACTCCAAGAAGTTCAGTCTAAAGGTTATGAAATAATCATCATAACCAATCAATATTTGATCAATGAAGGATTCATAACTTTTGAGCGATACGAGAGTATTACAAAACAAATGATAGATGTACTACAACGAAATGGTATACACATTAAAGATATCTTTTACTGTCCACATCGACGAGACGAGGGATGCAACTGTTTGAAACCGAACACTGGAATGGTTGATCAAGAGGTTAAACAGATTAACAAAATCCTCCGTATTATTTAA
- a CDS encoding helix-turn-helix transcriptional regulator codes for MKKKGSLENRLHVCRAERKLSQGDLAKKVGVSRQTISSLEANRYNPSLILAFELARVLDTDITELFTYYQDQEDGNP; via the coding sequence ATGAAAAAGAAAGGCAGTCTTGAAAATCGGTTACATGTTTGTCGTGCTGAACGGAAATTATCACAGGGGGACCTGGCCAAGAAGGTTGGGGTAAGTAGACAAACCATTTCCTCTTTGGAAGCGAACCGTTACAATCCATCACTAATTTTAGCGTTTGAACTCGCTCGTGTTCTTGACACTGATATCACAGAACTCTTCACTTATTATCAAGATCAAGAAGATGGGAATCCGTAA
- a CDS encoding DUF3796 domain-containing protein — MISIFSTIATFMLAFSIFYVGSFVATEGKDERGQQIMGKASIYTYILVTVGFVAIVIVEAMMTLSLEQFMEVLGIVYGLLATVHAFLIYRFKKQY; from the coding sequence ATGATTTCAATCTTTAGTACAATTGCGACATTTATGTTAGCTTTCTCTATATTCTATGTTGGCAGCTTTGTAGCAACAGAAGGGAAAGATGAAAGAGGTCAACAAATAATGGGGAAAGCAAGTATCTATACATATATCCTTGTCACTGTTGGCTTTGTTGCTATAGTTATAGTAGAAGCGATGATGACATTATCTTTAGAACAATTCATGGAAGTATTGGGCATTGTATATGGACTACTGGCGACCGTTCACGCTTTCTTAATATATCGATTCAAAAAACAATACTAA
- a CDS encoding alpha/beta fold hydrolase: MKIDIGGVSVNYRVSGEGRSILLLHGWGTSLKSFEPVHNNLEKHFKVYSIDFPGFGESEEPPEPWDVEAYTNMLRKFITDLNIEDPILVGHSFGGRVSIRYAAHHPVHKIILVDSAGVKPKRKLSYYYKVYTYKTFKKLLNLPGLKGHKEEILTKVKGKLGSADYKNVSGVMQQTMVKVVNEDLQRFMPEIKAPTLLVWGENDTATPVGDAEIMEKAIPNAGLVVLKGVGHYSYLEKLNEFLVIIDNFLEKDKEWKDA; encoded by the coding sequence ATGAAGATTGATATTGGAGGCGTTAGTGTTAACTACCGTGTTTCAGGAGAGGGTAGAAGTATTCTGCTATTGCACGGTTGGGGAACAAGCTTGAAAAGCTTTGAGCCTGTTCATAATAATTTAGAAAAACACTTTAAAGTGTATTCCATTGATTTTCCTGGGTTCGGGGAAAGCGAAGAGCCTCCTGAACCGTGGGATGTTGAAGCTTATACGAATATGCTTCGAAAATTTATTACTGATTTGAACATAGAAGATCCAATACTAGTTGGACATTCTTTTGGCGGAAGAGTGTCCATTCGTTATGCGGCGCATCATCCTGTCCATAAAATTATCTTAGTAGACAGTGCCGGTGTAAAACCGAAGCGTAAATTAAGCTATTATTACAAAGTATATACGTATAAGACGTTTAAAAAACTTCTAAACTTGCCAGGATTGAAAGGCCATAAAGAAGAAATTCTTACTAAGGTAAAAGGTAAATTAGGTTCTGCCGACTATAAAAACGTGTCTGGGGTTATGCAGCAGACAATGGTCAAAGTCGTCAATGAAGACCTACAACGTTTCATGCCTGAAATTAAAGCACCTACACTCCTCGTATGGGGAGAGAACGATACGGCAACACCTGTTGGAGATGCGGAGATTATGGAAAAAGCAATTCCGAATGCAGGACTCGTCGTCTTAAAAGGTGTCGGTCATTATTCTTACTTAGAAAAGTTAAATGAATTTCTAGTCATTATTGATAACTTCCTTGAAAAGGATAAGGAGTGGAAAGATGCTTAG
- a CDS encoding UDP-N-acetylmuramoyl-tripeptide--D-alanyl-D-alanine ligase, producing the protein MLSLLFIIGVVFWGLYTWSRLRKAIHMLQQNSYRNERYVKWMKENRKRVFKKRDFIPLITALIAFVNFLDNVAILLFIALYLILYLLRETGKEKKKLVVTARVRRLMGTTVILVALIAGLSYYFELIYQVELVPLLFTYVALTIVSYYVVLLANTINSPIEKKIAQGYFNDAERIINESKNTEVIGITGSYGKTSVKHILNTILSSHSNVLMTPESYNTKLGVTITVRNMLRPFHNFFIAEMGAKQENDIQEICDLVHQKYGILTAIGEQHLETFKSLDNIKKTKYELIDSLPDDGIGFLNKDDKNIMSRKPQTNARIVYYGIYAVDLDYKAENIRVSNKGTSFTVVKKDGTTIEIQTKLLGEHNIYNILSAVATASELGVPEKKISVAAKKIQPVEHRMEIKKHSANITIIDDAFNSNPVGSKMALEVLGQMDGYKVLITPGMIELGEEEYNLNKKLGQHATSVCDYIILVGKKQTIPLQDGLKEEQYPESQYYVAQNLDDAIAKMNEIAKEKTVVLIENDLPDTFNE; encoded by the coding sequence ATGCTTAGTCTCTTATTTATCATTGGGGTGGTCTTTTGGGGGCTTTATACTTGGTCCCGATTGCGTAAGGCAATCCATATGTTACAGCAGAACTCATACCGAAATGAGCGTTATGTGAAGTGGATGAAAGAAAATCGCAAACGCGTTTTCAAAAAGCGTGATTTTATCCCACTCATAACGGCGCTTATTGCTTTTGTGAACTTCTTGGATAATGTTGCTATCCTACTATTCATCGCCCTTTACTTAATCTTGTATCTGCTCAGAGAAACAGGGAAAGAGAAGAAGAAGCTTGTCGTTACAGCTCGTGTAAGACGATTAATGGGGACGACTGTCATTCTTGTTGCATTAATTGCAGGCTTAAGCTATTATTTTGAACTCATTTATCAAGTAGAACTTGTACCATTACTCTTCACATATGTTGCTTTAACGATTGTTTCTTATTATGTCGTGTTGCTTGCAAATACAATTAACTCACCAATTGAGAAGAAGATTGCACAAGGCTATTTTAACGATGCAGAACGAATCATTAACGAGTCGAAAAATACTGAGGTAATTGGGATTACAGGAAGCTACGGGAAAACAAGTGTGAAGCATATTCTAAACACGATTTTGTCTTCCCACTCGAATGTTCTTATGACACCTGAGAGCTATAACACAAAGCTTGGTGTTACTATTACCGTCCGTAATATGCTACGTCCGTTCCATAATTTCTTTATTGCAGAAATGGGAGCGAAGCAAGAAAATGATATTCAAGAGATTTGTGACCTCGTCCACCAAAAGTATGGTATTTTGACAGCGATTGGTGAACAACATTTAGAAACATTCAAATCGCTTGATAACATTAAGAAAACGAAATATGAATTAATCGATAGCCTTCCTGATGATGGGATTGGATTTTTAAATAAAGACGATAAGAACATCATGTCAAGAAAGCCACAAACAAATGCACGTATCGTCTATTACGGCATTTATGCAGTTGACCTAGATTACAAAGCTGAGAACATTCGTGTTTCTAACAAAGGTACTTCCTTTACTGTTGTAAAGAAGGATGGTACTACCATTGAGATTCAAACTAAGTTACTGGGTGAACACAACATATATAATATTTTATCAGCAGTTGCTACGGCTTCTGAGCTTGGTGTTCCAGAAAAGAAGATCTCTGTTGCTGCAAAGAAAATCCAACCGGTTGAACACCGTATGGAGATCAAGAAACATTCAGCTAATATTACGATTATTGATGATGCGTTCAACTCCAATCCAGTTGGATCGAAAATGGCGCTAGAAGTTCTCGGACAAATGGACGGCTATAAAGTACTCATTACTCCAGGTATGATTGAACTTGGTGAAGAGGAGTACAATTTAAACAAGAAGCTCGGACAACACGCGACAAGTGTTTGTGATTACATTATTCTTGTAGGTAAAAAGCAGACTATTCCATTGCAGGATGGTTTGAAAGAAGAGCAATATCCAGAGAGTCAATATTATGTTGCTCAAAACTTAGATGATGCAATTGCGAAAATGAATGAGATTGCAAAAGAGAAAACGGTCGTGCTTATTGAGAACGACCTTCCAGATACATTTAATGAATAG